GCATCGCAAAGCCTCCGATGATCATTGCCAGTCATCAGCTTCCGGGCGACAAAACTGCCGTCACCGGTCTTTCGATTGACCCTGCCGCCAACCAGCCAACCCTCGTGCAGCCCGGCCCGCCGTCCGGCTTCCATATCGTCGGCTTTGTCGCCAACGATGATGGATCGGCTTGTGTCCAGGTCCAACAGATCGCGAGCGCGCAGCAGCATGCCTGGACTAGGCTTGCGCATAGGATGATCGCCTATTGCCAGTTCACCCGTACCGCTCGAGTGGTAGGCACAGGCCAGCACAAGGTCGACCCGGCAATCGTGCGCCTCGAGCAGTGCCAGCAGCCGCGCATTGACCGCAGCGAATTCCGGCCAGCCGAAATAGCCCCGAGCGATACCGGACTGGTTGGACACGATGATGG
The genomic region above belongs to Mesorhizobium sp. B4-1-4 and contains:
- a CDS encoding HAD-IIIA family hydrolase gives rise to the protein MADGGSVYPLAEPGLWVERIGGRAFSAGRPALFLDRDGTINVDTSYPSDPAQIVLRPEMLPVIRTANLSNLPAIIVSNQSGIARGYFGWPEFAAVNARLLALLEAHDCRVDLVLACAYHSSGTGELAIGDHPMRKPSPGMLLRARDLLDLDTSRSIIVGDKADDMEAGRRAGLHEGWLVGGRVNRKTGDGSFVARKLMTGNDHRRLCDAVAELGRA